In a single window of the Patescibacteria group bacterium genome:
- a CDS encoding cupin domain-containing protein produces MKVLHKNQSEKHENSTTCIAYEYPLGDKDINGAVIELSGRYPDEGRVINHKCKELAYIIKGSGRVVVESDEVKLRPGSLILFEPGERYFWEGNLVMFVPCTPAWYPEQHEEVS; encoded by the coding sequence GTGAAAGTCTTGCACAAGAATCAGTCTGAAAAGCACGAAAACAGTACAACATGCATTGCTTACGAATATCCATTAGGTGACAAAGATATCAACGGAGCTGTTATTGAGCTGTCTGGCCGGTACCCAGACGAGGGACGTGTTATAAACCACAAGTGCAAGGAGTTGGCGTATATCATAAAGGGTTCGGGGCGCGTTGTGGTAGAAAGTGATGAAGTAAAACTTCGACCCGGATCCTTGATTCTCTTTGAACCTGGCGAGAGATACTTCTGGGAAGGAAATCTAGTAATGTTTGTCCCCTGCACACCGGCATGGTACCCAGAACAACACGAAGAAGTTTCTTAA
- a CDS encoding NifB/NifX family molybdenum-iron cluster-binding protein: MNICITSTGENLEAPVSPRFGRCPYFLIVDTEGEDVKVVENPSNRASRGAGVGAAQIVSEAGCDIVITGNVGPNALFALDRFGIKAYAGAAGKTGEKALEAFNARELTLVEPASSRGGRGSGPPGSGSGQGPAAKGGKGHIGRRRGNM; this comes from the coding sequence TTGAATATATGTATTACATCGACAGGTGAAAATTTAGAAGCGCCAGTTAGCCCTCGGTTTGGTCGTTGTCCTTATTTCTTAATTGTTGACACAGAAGGTGAAGATGTAAAGGTTGTTGAGAATCCAAGCAATCGAGCATCTCGGGGAGCAGGTGTGGGTGCTGCTCAGATTGTTTCAGAAGCAGGTTGCGATATTGTTATTACTGGGAATGTTGGTCCAAATGCTCTTTTTGCTCTTGACAGGTTTGGAATAAAAGCGTATGCAGGTGCTGCGGGTAAAACTGGAGAGAAGGCTTTAGAGGCTTTTAATGCGCGGGAGTTAACGTTAGTGGAACCTGCTTCTTCTCGTGGGGGTCGTGGGTCTGGTCCCCCAGGTAGTGGTTCGGGACAGGGTCCGGCTGCTAAGGGCGGAAAAGGACATATTGGTAGAAGGAGGGGGAATATGTGA
- a CDS encoding P-loop NTPase produces MEVVAITGGKGGVGKSTFAILLANKLRSAGKKVVLADLDVECPNDYLLLGLQLGDVKKRVYAKFPKLDKEKCTKCGLCVQKCPDNAIFQPQTKSDSGEEKKGYPVFMLELCAGCGLCWSICPVGAIEVEEKVTGEVFVDQSRKTSEVGSAEASEVEESAGLEKQIYWLVTGRSVGIVEETGPVVAEVRKYAEEFAKKVGADYLLLDTAPGLHCSVIRALWEVDKAYAVTEPTPLGAHDLKLILELLEKLEVPAKIVLNQADLGNRKLIDCIAEEFDARVEYEIPYSRKLVEMYSKGQLGNFMQSF; encoded by the coding sequence ATGGAAGTTGTTGCAATAACAGGCGGCAAGGGTGGGGTTGGAAAATCCACCTTTGCTATTTTGTTAGCTAATAAATTAAGGAGTGCTGGCAAGAAAGTTGTTCTTGCAGATTTGGATGTTGAGTGTCCGAACGATTACCTCTTGTTGGGGTTGCAGTTGGGAGATGTGAAGAAAAGAGTTTATGCAAAATTTCCTAAGTTGGATAAGGAAAAGTGCACTAAATGTGGGTTATGCGTTCAAAAGTGCCCCGACAACGCGATTTTTCAGCCCCAAACTAAGTCAGATTCTGGAGAGGAAAAAAAAGGCTACCCTGTTTTTATGTTGGAGCTTTGTGCAGGCTGTGGTTTGTGTTGGAGCATTTGTCCGGTAGGTGCAATTGAAGTTGAAGAAAAGGTAACCGGAGAGGTTTTTGTAGACCAGTCGAGGAAAACCTCCGAGGTTGGATCTGCAGAAGCCTCGGAGGTTGAGGAATCGGCTGGTTTGGAAAAACAAATTTACTGGTTAGTTACAGGAAGATCAGTAGGAATAGTAGAAGAAACAGGGCCTGTTGTTGCTGAAGTTAGGAAATATGCAGAGGAGTTTGCGAAGAAAGTAGGAGCAGATTATTTACTATTAGATACAGCGCCAGGCTTACACTGTTCCGTAATTAGAGCCCTTTGGGAAGTGGATAAGGCTTATGCAGTTACTGAGCCTACCCCACTGGGTGCTCACGATTTGAAACTCATTTTGGAACTTTTGGAAAAATTAGAGGTACCTGCAAAAATAGTTTTAAACCAAGCTGATCTAGGTAATCGCAAACTTATCGATTGTATTGCAGAAGAATTCGATGCCCGAGTTGAATACGAAATTCCTTATTCAAGAAAGTTAGTTGAAATGTATTCTAAAGGACAGTTAGGAAATTTTATGCAATCATTCTGA
- a CDS encoding cation diffusion facilitator family transporter, producing MLSKQSVSIISTAVNGVMGIAKAVTGLAAGSSALVAEGLHSSIDFVSSGITYLGIRVAEKKPTKRHPYGWGQAEVLASLIVVIFIGLAGVEIVREAVNSLLAGEYEPISGLLSLVVMAASVVVNEVMARLKIRVGQEQESLALIADGKHSRVDVFSSGAAFLGIGLARYFPIADSLTALGVGIYILYETFELGKEVGENLLDVADLEAEKEIRKICAEEQVEVVDLKTRKIGSRTSAELEIKIPENVKMGRVDDLIHDLQRTLIDKVSRLEYVTIQIKGEGRRIRMFRGKCDEPLDKIGPDKQGRRVLTPYREGEIYEDFGAPEYLVTDYKNGKEIQRVVVENPYFKIGRGHGVQFARAVGADEVRTKEIGDNALDALKKLGIIVRDLEF from the coding sequence ATGTTAAGCAAACAGTCAGTTTCTATAATTAGTACAGCTGTAAACGGTGTCATGGGCATAGCCAAGGCAGTTACGGGTTTGGCAGCGGGGAGTTCCGCGTTGGTTGCGGAGGGCTTACACTCTAGTATTGATTTTGTTTCTTCAGGAATAACTTATTTGGGAATACGAGTGGCTGAGAAAAAGCCAACCAAGCGTCATCCATACGGTTGGGGTCAGGCAGAGGTGTTGGCTAGTTTAATCGTGGTTATTTTTATTGGATTGGCTGGTGTTGAAATTGTTAGGGAAGCGGTAAATTCTTTATTGGCAGGAGAATATGAGCCTATTAGTGGACTTCTCTCTTTAGTTGTAATGGCAGCTTCTGTTGTTGTAAATGAGGTGATGGCGCGGCTTAAGATTCGTGTTGGACAGGAGCAAGAGTCCTTAGCGCTTATTGCAGATGGCAAGCATTCTCGTGTAGACGTATTTTCTTCTGGGGCTGCTTTTCTTGGAATAGGCTTGGCACGGTATTTTCCAATTGCGGATAGTCTTACAGCACTTGGTGTGGGTATTTATATTCTTTATGAAACATTTGAGTTGGGTAAAGAAGTTGGAGAGAACCTTTTGGATGTAGCAGATTTAGAGGCAGAAAAGGAGATTCGAAAAATTTGTGCGGAAGAGCAGGTAGAGGTGGTGGATTTAAAAACAAGAAAAATTGGTTCTCGGACTTCGGCAGAGCTGGAAATTAAGATTCCCGAGAATGTAAAGATGGGTCGGGTAGATGATTTAATTCATGATTTGCAGAGAACTTTGATTGATAAGGTCTCGCGCTTAGAATATGTGACGATTCAAATCAAAGGAGAAGGTCGTAGGATAAGGATGTTTAGAGGAAAGTGTGATGAGCCTTTGGACAAGATTGGTCCAGACAAGCAAGGGCGTCGAGTTCTTACACCTTACCGGGAAGGAGAGATTTACGAAGATTTTGGTGCTCCTGAGTATTTGGTGACTGATTATAAAAATGGGAAGGAGATACAAAGAGTTGTAGTGGAGAATCCCTATTTCAAAATTGGGCGTGGTCATGGTGTGCAATTTGCACGAGCAGTAGGCGCAGATGAAGTTAGAACCAAGGAAATTGGTGATAATGCCCTGGATGCGCTTAAGAAGTTAGGTATAATAGTACGGGACTTGGAGTTTTAG
- a CDS encoding DUF5320 domain-containing protein, with the protein MPGFDGTGPRGEGPLTGRGLGPCGGGLGFRRGFGFRRFGLRRGLGYGMGRLGGFFGRGRAYSKKESLEDLREYRRFLEEELKALKEYESELQDKE; encoded by the coding sequence ATGCCAGGATTTGATGGAACAGGACCTCGCGGAGAAGGCCCATTAACTGGAAGAGGCTTGGGACCATGCGGTGGGGGTTTAGGATTTCGGCGGGGTTTTGGTTTTAGGCGGTTTGGGCTACGGCGCGGGTTGGGGTACGGTATGGGGCGTTTGGGAGGTTTTTTTGGACGAGGCCGTGCTTATTCTAAGAAAGAAAGTTTAGAAGACCTTCGAGAGTATAGGAGATTTTTGGAAGAGGAGTTAAAGGCTCTTAAGGAATACGAAAGCGAATTGCAAGACAAGGAGTAA
- a CDS encoding NifB/NifX family molybdenum-iron cluster-binding protein yields MTRVAFSTNGDNIDAEIAEHFGRAQNFLVYDMESGSNEIYANPEVAGKEILPPRFLYQHEVTDVVCFGLGHKAAKLFEELSISVFKAEEGLIRDNIRRFKDSVLSRF; encoded by the coding sequence GTGACTAGGGTAGCGTTTTCTACTAATGGTGATAATATTGACGCGGAAATTGCGGAACACTTTGGGCGGGCTCAAAACTTTTTGGTTTACGATATGGAAAGTGGTAGTAACGAAATATACGCAAACCCAGAAGTAGCGGGGAAGGAAATTTTGCCACCAAGATTTTTGTATCAGCATGAGGTGACAGATGTAGTTTGTTTTGGATTAGGGCATAAAGCAGCAAAATTGTTCGAGGAACTAAGTATTAGCGTTTTTAAAGCGGAAGAAGGGCTTATACGTGATAATATAAGGAGGTTTAAAGACAGCGTTCTTTCTAGGTTCTAA
- a CDS encoding DUF134 domain-containing protein translates to MPRPKKVRKIRFNPDVTYFKPRGVPLSELEEVDLSLEELEALRLADLKRTNQTEAAEQMGISQSTLHRVLAEGRRKIAEALVEGKAISVKGGDYKMVTLRQGSGRGGRGGGRGRMGGPYAAGPGGTCECPSCGHTVAHKAGVPCPKVECPKCGTKMVRKN, encoded by the coding sequence ATGCCAAGACCAAAAAAAGTAAGGAAAATTAGGTTTAATCCCGATGTTACTTATTTTAAACCTCGGGGTGTGCCTTTGTCGGAGCTGGAAGAGGTTGATTTGAGTTTAGAAGAGTTGGAGGCGCTGCGTCTAGCTGATTTAAAAAGAACGAACCAAACTGAAGCAGCGGAGCAAATGGGCATTTCCCAAAGTACCTTACATCGTGTGCTTGCGGAAGGTAGAAGGAAAATTGCCGAAGCTCTTGTAGAGGGAAAAGCTATTAGTGTGAAGGGGGGTGATTACAAGATGGTTACCCTTCGACAAGGCTCAGGGCGGGGAGGTAGAGGTGGTGGTCGTGGGCGAATGGGTGGTCCTTATGCTGCTGGTCCGGGGGGAACTTGTGAGTGTCCTAGTTGCGGTCATACTGTTGCCCATAAAGCAGGAGTTCCTTGTCCTAAAGTTGAGTGTCCAAAGTGTGGGACAAAGATGGTAAGGAAGAATTAG